A genomic region of Papaver somniferum cultivar HN1 chromosome 7, ASM357369v1, whole genome shotgun sequence contains the following coding sequences:
- the LOC113293726 gene encoding 65-kDa microtubule-associated protein 7-like isoform X1, translating into MAEYPSFDTKFQQLQKTWDVVGANEFARRNRLFEIVRECRDIYRRQFDQTGKWRARLCKVLEASLNLENARTTHFALLQELQQIWVEVGKTGDERDKALLHEYLDVYRRIVGRTVRWRADLLQLLSDAKAKLFSLGLALGNENVPLEQSTNNYRLQFEHYND; encoded by the exons ATGGCAGAATACCCCAGTTTTGATACTAAATTCCAGCAATTACAA AAAACATGGGATGTGGTTGGTGCAAATGAATTTGCACGTCGTAACAGGTTGTTCGAAATAGTCCGGGAATGCAGGGACATTTACAGGAGACAATTTGATCAAACTGGAAAGTGGAGAGCACGCCTTTGCAAGGTTCTGGAGGCGTCACTGAATCTCGAGAACGCACGCACCACTCATTTTGCTTTATTGCAAGAATTACAA CAAATCTGGGTTGAGGTTGGTAAGACTGGTGATGAACGCGATAAGGCATTGCTTCATGAATACTTGGATGTTTACAGAAGAATAGTTGGTCGAACTGTGAGGTGGAGAGCAGACCTTCTCCAGTTGTTGTCTGATGCAAAAGCCAAGCTTTTTAGTCTTGGTTTAGCTCTCGGAAACGAAAATGTTCCTCTA GAACAATCAACCAACAATTATAGGCTACAGTTCGAGCATTACAACGATTAA
- the LOC113293726 gene encoding 65-kDa microtubule-associated protein 1-like isoform X2 codes for MAEYPSFDTKFQQLQKTWDVVGANEFARRNRLFEIVRECRDIYRRQFDQTGKWRARLCKVLEASLNLENARTTHFALLQELQQIWVEVGKTGDERDKALLHEYLDVYRRIVGRTVRWRADLLQLLSDAKAKLFSLGLALGNENVPLPNLTGTINQQL; via the exons ATGGCAGAATACCCCAGTTTTGATACTAAATTCCAGCAATTACAA AAAACATGGGATGTGGTTGGTGCAAATGAATTTGCACGTCGTAACAGGTTGTTCGAAATAGTCCGGGAATGCAGGGACATTTACAGGAGACAATTTGATCAAACTGGAAAGTGGAGAGCACGCCTTTGCAAGGTTCTGGAGGCGTCACTGAATCTCGAGAACGCACGCACCACTCATTTTGCTTTATTGCAAGAATTACAA CAAATCTGGGTTGAGGTTGGTAAGACTGGTGATGAACGCGATAAGGCATTGCTTCATGAATACTTGGATGTTTACAGAAGAATAGTTGGTCGAACTGTGAGGTGGAGAGCAGACCTTCTCCAGTTGTTGTCTGATGCAAAAGCCAAGCTTTTTAGTCTTGGTTTAGCTCTCGGAAACGAAAATGTTCCTCTA CCCAATTTGACAGGAACAATCAACCAACAATTATAG